One Papaver somniferum cultivar HN1 unplaced genomic scaffold, ASM357369v1 unplaced-scaffold_135, whole genome shotgun sequence genomic window, AAATTATTAAGCGAACCCCATTTTCTTCATAGTATCCATACCTATTTTCCAACTCACACTGTCATAAGTTATTTTGAGTCAAACTCTTGAGGGAACATCTAGGAAAATCATTAACCATGTGATAGTCCCTAACGACCTTATGAGCTACCAAAATATTATCCTGTATAGCTCTATCAGAGACATTCAGTGCAGattggtttgtttgttttttttttcggaaAAGAGGCGAACCTCAGATATATTGCAAACGCCGATTTTGGAAATCGGAAACCTTACAGCGATTTTTAAGATCATATTACATTCATCAACTCTATTTTATCTCCACCAGTTCTTGAACGTTTCAATCCTTACAAACATTAGTATCATTTCATAGTTCCCAGGGAGCCAAGTAACATCAACATGCACAATTGATTTTGGAACAAAATCAATATGAACCACTGAACTAAGCAGTGACTGGATCAGGTCCAACCAGATGTTTTCAAGAACATGTACATTCAAGTACCATGAACTAAGGTTTTTAAAATACCAGTATTTACAGAAATTAAAGTAACAAGAATCAAAGTAACATGGGTCTTTTGAATAGGTCTTCAATGGTGTGAATCGAACTGAATCGGCTTTGGAGTATTGGTAGCAGTTTAGGTGATTGACGAACTTGTTAATGATCTTGGTCTAGTTACTGTTGTTCCTGTCTTAGTTTCCTTGGTTAGATCTGATGatgctcttgctgttgttgctggaTTTGATTTTACACAATAAAGAAACATTATCATCCCTTCAACGGGTCTTCaattgaatgaagaagaagaaacaaaaaaatctaaaccacaaaaacccaaaacaaataaaaaaaagataaaatttctTGTATCTCTTCCTGAATTCAAAACAAGGGCAAAAGAACTTGAATaaatcagaagaagaaaacgaggaAAGGAACCTAAACCTAGAAACAGATGTATTTTAATCTAAAATCTATCAGAACCAAACCTAGAAACTGAAAAAATAAAGGCAGgaaaaaaacaaaatacaaaagATTAAAGGAATATTTAGGGTGGATTGAGCTTCCCCTACTCAGATCTGCTCTAGTGGAGCTAATCTGAGCAGGGAAAGCCTCTGGttgttagggtttataaaagttCAGAGAGCAAAGGGTTTTCTgggagagagagaggaaaaagaagTTTATAAATGCAGATTGGTTAACACTGATCAAACATTACGGAACCTTCTTCATTCCAAGAGATAACCTTAGGAATGCATTTATAAATGATATTATGAAAAGCAATGGGTCTAAAATCCCTCATTTTAGAGGGGTTTTCACATTTAGTAGCAAGGGCAACAAAGGTACTACTTATCTctttagagcgtccacaatggacgactaaacccaaatatagtgtccAGTGGATAGGCGCAGTGGGACGCaccatcgatcaaattttgatcaaagaTTAAAATcctgaccaaatttggtcggcgaccaagaccaaatccaaatatagtcgggcgtttatatagtccacgccctataaccaggcggacgtatagtccacgtcccaccccaggcggacgtatagtccacgccccataccaagcgaacgtataatgcacacccgtcttttttttttcttttgtgtggggcgggcttaatacctccgccccactctttacaaacttcaaatgcatggggcgggcataatacctccgccccactttttttctttttttttttaatttttattttctacaccgggcgaacgtatactccccgccccacaccaggcgttggtatattctacgccccacaccaggcgttggtataatgtccgtctgaccaaatttagtttttccacCGTAGGATCACACACCACATTAAactcaaaatttggtctttttttccatctttgatctttggttttacTCGCACCACTGCATTTGCTCTTAGGCATTTTAGACTTGGAGAAAAAAATTCTTTATAGCTGAAACACAGTCATTACCAATTGTAGAGAGCTAAAGCAATTTCATCCCTCCCCGAAGATATTAGCATGTTATTTTCATCACTTGATGAATCAAttcatttcttattaaaaaaaggtGGATGTGATAAGGGCAGCCAGTTTGGGGCTGCCACTTAGATTTGTTGTCCTATAAAAAGGAGTTTTAAAAGGAACACATAACCCGCCATTGTTCCCCGAAGAAATCTTCTCTTGTTcgttcctctctctctctcttgtctGTCTCTCATGGCTCAACGAACACCATTTCAGATAACACAACAAAGGAGGGATAACTGGGTTACGGGAGTGTTTTCAAGGTCTCGAAATGCTTCGGCAGCTCAAGCAAGAGACGATGCTTATGAGGTTAGGGAAAAGCAGAGAGCCTGGCGTGATCGAGTCGAATCAAGATTCAAAGATCACCGAGGAAGGATTGTATACAATGAACATATGTAAGTTTATTAATCCTAGATCTGATTTCTCTTTTAATCTAATCTTTTATATTTGTCAAAATTTAGTCCGAtttgtttgttttcatctttttcGTGTTAATCAATAATCGGTTTGATTGATTTAAGTTGATCAAGATTCGAATCAAGTGTTGTCCTGTTTTAGGAAATCTTTGATGTTAAGAACTTGATTTTGCGACCTAATTTTTGGTTTGTGTTGGTGGTGGAGTTTGAGAGAGAACTGGATTTCTAATTAGTGAAATTGAGTCGGTTAAAGGATCGGATTAGGTCAATTGAGAATCAAATTAGGCTTATGAAGTGGTGATGGAGAAGTTTAAGAGAGATTTTTGTTATTACTGCTGTAGAAGCAGCAAgccttcaaaaaaagaaaaaactgtaGAAGCAGCACTGGTGTGGTGGTGGAGATGTTTTAGATggctgtggtggtggtggtggtggtgtggttggcGGTGCTCATGTAGGACTTGGTGGTACGGATTTGGTGGTGTTAGtcatttatttttcataattttcatgtttttttgaaATATGACATGGATTCCTTTGTGTTGATGGCTTGGTGCTCAAAATTTGTACCAGTAAATATTGTTCTCTTAAGGTTATTGTTGTGTTGTTGCTTTTTACTTTGTGCCGCAGGATTAAGATGATATATTAGGACATGTGACTTTAGTTTCCATCATTGTATGCTTCTGATAGTGAAATGCCTTCGGAGTGACTTAGTGCAATCACAGTTAGTGTGGGCAGCAGCGCAGGTTGCTTAGACTTAGAAGACTGCACTAATAAGTGCCGGCAGGATAAGTGGGTCTTTGTTGATACTTGCGCAAATATTTCTGCTGcagtatttttgatttttcattagtgtttgtgttggtggtggtgttagCCGTTCATCTTGTATCACAGCTATAGTGCTTCTACCAGTTATACGGCATTTCAACCAGTTGTCGATATAATCTTTACTGAAATGGTGTCCCTGTTACTGGTCTTTGTGTTTTATTTCTGTTTTCCCCCACTTCAACAAATGACTCCAGTATTTTCTTCTAAGCTGTAAAATAAGGATTCTGAAGTGAGATATAACATACATGCTCTCACTCCATGTTTGAGGATTTAAAAAAATTGTGACAAGTTATGTAGTAGTGGAAGTTCTTTCCTTTAGGTTAGGATATAGTTTCGGCAAATGTAGTTGAATATGGTGTTAATGTTGGTGGTGGCCACACCACTTGTGGTATATTGGTGGTGATTTGCAGTGTGTGTTTGTTGCTGGTGATTGATTTGGGTTCCAAGAATCAAAATGTGCTTTTGGTTTAGCAATTTCTGGTGATATGTGTTTCCCATAGCTTGTTTTCTTTGTGTTTTGGTATTCGTGCTTAGTTATGTTTCTGTTGTTGGTGCTAAGTGTACTGCTTCCTTAGATGTTGCTTGTTCTTAATGTACAACTTGCTGTTTCCTTGCTTCCTTTGTATtggttgttgctggtgttgggtAGTGGTGGCGgccttattgttgttgttgttggttgtGGTGGGTAATTAGTAGGTAGATGAATACTGAGAACCTGCGGGACTGTGCTGATTTCGGAACGCCATTTCTTGCTTATAATGTTTGCAGACAAGGTTTACGAAAGTTTGCAAGATTTGTGAGAGCATATTTGGAAAGTGAGTGCCCGAACATGATTGTGGTGACAATGCCCGTTAAGGTATGTCCCCACATCTCCTTTTTTCTGAATCAATTTTTCAGCTTTTAATTATTTTCCCTtgttcaattttttcttttttttgtatagCGAACAAGAGGACATGTTTTCCAGGTTCGTGAGTATCAGGGTCATACTTTTCGAAATCACAAGGTAAACTTCTTATGAATCATAGGATTTTCATTAATATTTTCTGTCCAGGTGACTTGTTTATATTGGTAACTATGAGGTGCAGAATCAGTATATATTGTTAGTTTACTCTTTTagttttcctttttgttttgctGCAGGAAATGAGTGATGCAATGCGCTCCATAGTGGACAACGAGGGAAGGCGTTTGGATTATGTGATGCACCTTGGAGATGAAGTTGGATTTGCTGGTGGGATCGTTAATGAGTATGCTATGCGTACAGACACTTCTGTAGACCAGCTATAGACCCCTCTCACCTTAGACTATACGTATACTCACATCAACTGCTGTTACATATGATGTTAT contains:
- the LOC113333906 gene encoding uncharacterized protein LOC113333906, which gives rise to MAQRTPFQITQQRRDNWVTGVFSRSRNASAAQARDDAYEVREKQRAWRDRVESRFKDHRGRIVYNEHIQGLRKFARFVRAYLESECPNMIVVTMPVKRTRGHVFQVREYQGHTFRNHKEMSDAMRSIVDNEGRRLDYVMHLGDEVGFAGGIVNEYAMRTDTSVDQL